The nucleotide sequence atttggtcaaaaatatttttatggatatatttatgatcaagacaatgatacgaacgcatagaaacttatttatcaaattccgatgtctctaggtccatatttaaggcgtcccattttgttctattttttaaaataattaaattttttggacgaatttctggattcgccccaaattttggggcgaatcctggattcgtcccaaaactgaaaataattttaaaaaaaataaaatcaaataccgaaggcttatatcttgacctagagacatcagaatttgatgaaacaagtttctatgcgttcgtatcattgacctgatcgtaaatatgtcatcatccataatttttaattaatattttcagtgatacaaatttttaacaccaaattaggtcaaattgggattaaaaaaatttcaaaaataaatatatttggtcaaaaatatttttatggatatatttatgatcaggacaacgatacgaatgcatagaaacttgtttcatcaaattctgatatatcttggtagatattttttaaaacatatataggttcctactaactaaaaaggtgttatGCAGCGaatggttgtaaattagtgtctgaaagcttaaatatggacctaaagacatcgaaatttcatgaaataagtttctatgcattcgcaTCGTTgacttgatcgtaaatatgtcatcatccaaaatttttaattaatattttcagtgattcaaatttttaacaccaaattaggtcaaattgggattaaaaaaaatccaaaaataaatatatttggtcaaaaatatttttatggatatatttacaatCAAGACAatgatacaaacgcatagaaacttgtttatcaaatttcgatgtctctaggtccgtatttaaggcgtcccattttgttctaatttttttaaaataattaaatttttgtgacgaatccagagattcgtcccaaacctgaaaataaattttaaaaaataaaatcaaacactaaaggcttatatcttgacctagagacatcggaatttcatgaaacaagattctatgcgttcgtatcattgacctgatcataaatatatcatcatccataatttttaattaatattttcagtgattcaaatttttaacaccaaattaggtcaaattgggattaaaaaatttcaaaaataaatatatttggtcaaaaatatttatttgaatatatttacgatcaggacaacaatacaaacacatagaaacttatttcatcaaattccgatgtctctaggtccatatttaaggcgtcccattttgttttttttttttaataattaatatttgggacgaatcctggattcgtcccaaacctgaaaataatttttaaaaaataaaatcaaacaccgaaggcttatatcttgacctagagacatcggaatttcatgaaataagtttatatgcgtttgtatcgttgaccgtaaatatgtcatcatccataatttttaattaatattttcagtgattcaaatttttaacaccaaattaggtcaaattgggattaaaaaattccaaaaataaatatatttggtcaaaaatatttttatggatatatttacgattaggacaatgatacgaacgcatagaaacttgtttcatcaaattccaatgtctctagtaggggtgagcagtcaacccgtcaaaccgaccaacccgcttatatCGACCTGAATCGAACCGAAAAAAAAtaatccgccggatatagggtcggatgtagggtcttgatattgcattatctgatctagtagggccggatagttttttatctcAATAactgaaccaacccgatccgcgatcacccctacttgtagcaactactattaataaactgctacacgttgtagcagctactgccgaTAAGCTACTACATGTTATAGTAGATATTtccgattagctgctacaacgtataatgagtaatgtctattatcattttaaaatattttatttttttgttgtatttatatttatattttatatttcatttgatatagggtcggatatccaaataacttaattacaacccgtcggatatctgatacataagaACAGCTGGATATAAGGTCGGATGTAAGTcctgatattgcattatctgatctagtagggtcgaataattttttaccccaataaccgaaccaacccgatctgTGATCACCTCtggtctctaggtccgtatttaaggcgtcccattttgttctatttttttaaataattaaatttttgggacgaatccagaaattcatcccaaatttaggACGAATTTTGAATTCAtcccaaaactaaaaataatttttaaaaaataaaatcaaacaccaaaGGCAAACATCTTTAATGTAAGCCAACCATCTTTAATGTAAACTATATTTTGAATAAGAACCTTTACTCCCATCCGCGTCACAGAATAAGGACCAATATTTAATTTgcaataaaatcataaaaatgagatatttaatgaacttaaatttcaaattttaaatattttaataggaacaagttattttataatttttaatttttaaagacgATAAAAGTAATTGCCTAAAAAGACTTAGTCGAAATGAGGGCGATGATTAAGGACTAATGGCCTATTTATGTAATTAATCGCGCAATTAACTCGTGAAGCCCGAAGCAGCGAAGTCGACGGCAGAAAGCGCTCGGGTCCATCCGCTTCTCCATTTCCTCGTCCTCTCGCCTTCGTCTTCACCCCCCTCTTCCCTCCGTCTCTATTCTGTGATCGATCGAGCAATCGCGTAGGCGGCATGGCGGACAAGCTCACCGACGACCAGATCGCTGAGTTCAAGGAGGCGTTCAGCTTGTTCGACAAGGACGGCGACGGTCTGGTCCTCTTTGACCCATTGCATTTCTCTTCGCTTTGATGCCTAGATCTGCGACCATTAGTGTTCGATTGGTTGTGTCTATGACTTTTGTGGGCTCCAGATAGCATAATTTGTCCACTAGCGGAAGAGTTTGTTTGGAACATTGTCTTGCTCTACTTCTTCTATGAAAATGATTTCGAATTTAATTCTGTTGCTTTCAGATTTTAGTTCTATTCCCATTCCTGGTTCATTCCTCAAATATTTTCCAATTGGAACGATACATGATAATACGAAGtaaagaatgattttttttttttttgtttttttgtttttccctCTTCATTACCATTTGATCACTTTGTCACTAGGATTGTTGATCCGTGCATATCTACGCCATTACTTCTTTTTTCATAGTTTTCATGCTCATATGTGGAGATAGAAATGTGTGATTCATTTATTAGTATTGCTAAGAAAATAAAGTATGTGGAATCTTTTCCCTAGCTTAAGCTTTTGGATAAATGGTCACAAATTCATACTTCATATGGTAACTGCACATAGTTTTGAAGAATGAGATCTTCTATTTCTATCTTGCTAGTGTCAATAATTTCAATAAAGTCAATTATGTGTTATGTTGGACTAGCCAAATCACTCATCTATAGGGTTGTCCACTCACTTAAATTACAGAACTGGTTACCAATCAAACTTAACAACTACCAAAACATGATTGATGAATCAGGAAATAGCAACGATGTAATTTAGttggaaaattaagaaaaatgtTGGGGATTGAATTCAAGTGGATTCTGCCCAGTGAGGTGGTTTGCATATCAGATAGATATGGGAAAGATACTTAGCGAGCCCCAAAATTTCCATTCCTAGACCACCCTACATTTGAAAGAGCTGAAAAGAGAGATGCATTTAGGATGGTAAGGATAATACCATGTTAGTGTGAGGATTTTAACACATGAAAGCCAATTGATTTTGCAGTGCAGGCTACACATCTAAGGTTCTGCAACATATCTCATTTTCTTTTCCATGTTATATCCAGTTTCTAGGTATATGAGTTGAAAAGAATGTATAACAACAAGGCACCTTACTTTGTGCAATTTTTGCAAGTGAATAACTGAATATTGAGTCATGGCAACTAGCAAATATCTTGTTATGAAAAAAACATAGTTGTGATGGATACTCTCCCATGAATACATGATCTGATCTAATGAGGGTGGAATCTTGTTCTTACTTTCCTTTGCGTTTTTCTTAGCTATACCTTTTATAATTAAGGCTCCCTGTACACTGATCTCTAGTTAATATATTACCGCAGGCTTAGTCCACTGTTTCCTTTTCATAGGGAAAAAAAAACTAGGATGGAACTAAATAGACAGTCTGACAGTGTCGATGAAAGTAGTCAAGAATTTATGGTTTTGTTTGTCAGTGCATAAACTGTTTATTTGAAGATGTATCTTTGTTTCTTCAATTGCAGCACACCATGTCGTTTAGGAATATCATTTATTTACTATGTTTTTGATGCTCCAGATAAAATGGATCATTGGTCAACTTATTTGTTTATGCTAAATTCATGTATTACCTAGTTACTTTCAACTAAACATCTGAGTATTCTACTCAAAATGGTGAGTTTGTTTTCGTTGGAACTGATAGGAAAAATCTGTTGATAGATTCTGTTTTCATAATTTTCAAATGCTCGAAAATGATACATTCTAATTCATCAAGACCTAAAAACATGATATACTTGATTCTAATTGTCCAATATTCTTTGTGAAATTTCATGATTTCCAAACAGGTAGCATCACAACTAAGGAACTCGGGACTGTGATGCGTTCTTTGGGTCAGAACCCTACCGAAGCCGAACTGCAGGACATGATAAACGAGGTTGATGCAGACGGCAATGGCACGATTGATTTCCCAGAGTTTCTTAATCTGATGGCTCGCAAGATGAAGGATACTGATTCAGAGGAAGAACTGAAGGAAGCATTCCGTGTGTTTGACAAAGACCAGAATGGCTTCATCTCAGCAGCTGAACTCCGTCATGTGATGACTAACCTGGGAGAGAAACTCACAGACGAGGAGGTGGACGAAATGATTCGCGAAGCTGATGTTGACGGTGATGGCCAGATTAACTATGAGGAATTTGTTAAGGTCATGATGGCCAAGTGAGGCAACAGAATAACAGAAAAGTGAGGAAATTTAGTTATGAAATGTCAATTGCCTATTTTTAATAGTTGTAGTTGTGAAACTATACAATTGTTTTACTCCCTCGTGTGGATGGATGGTGCTCACTCAAATTAAACCTTTTTTGCTTCTATAAATgtattttatcaagtattttgCATCTACGATATGAAGCAATCGATCTGTTGAATACATCTTTCTCGTTTAAATGTAttatatcattttttttgttaattttaatatcttttattGGGACTATACATATATCTGTTTCCAGATTGTCTGGACTTttgtatttcattttttttatattatgtaTCTGGATTTTACGAGCCAACTAATCCTGAAATGTAGCCCCTTTTGCCACCACACCTTGCCGGCGTGCCCCTAGTGGCAAAGGATATTTATGTATTTTAGTCCTTTAATTTAgtaacttatcttttcttctctaATCAAAATTATACCGTTTGATGTAGTTGTTGCGATGTGCTTAAATTAgttcaatttgatttaaaatattataaatataatattgttatataaaaaaattatatatcaatttggtaaaaaatatttaaactggATCAATATAATTTTAATGTAGTGAAAATTCCCTTAAATTATTATAGTGACTTTTAACAAcgattttattatgattttattttttaaataatttaaattaaatttaagtagtattgattatatatatatatagaattgtTATGCTGCGGACAAAGTAGTGCACCGCTGCGGACatgccttcctgatcggtcaccagtccgatcagggaacctcctgatcggtctgtagaccgattagaaaatgatcaggagtccctgatcggtccaaagaccgatcaggaggttccctgatcggactggtgaccgatcaggaaggcatGTCCGCAGCGGTCCGCACGGCTTTGTCCACAGCATAGCAATTCTGTGGACAAAGCCGTGCGGACCGCTGCGGACATGCCTTCCTGATcgatctctggaccgatcagaagattCCCTGatcggtatatatatatatatatatatatatatagaagtgtTGTATGTAGTTTGAGTGATGTAGTTGGAAGTCACATTAGCCTCACACACTAAAGAGGTTCCGATTTGAATCTGGATTCAGACCAAGTTTAAAAATATAAAGGTGCTATATTTTAACCATTCCCTTGGGTTAGGGTGCTATAAAGGTGCTATATTTCGTCGGTGATTTTCTAGTGGATTGTGAGTTTATTTGAATTCTAGCAAGAATTTCCACCAAACTTGACTGTGACTATCGTCGACCTTTAAGTACCCAGATCAATTTTACTTCATTTATGATGAGTTTTAAACTTATTCCAAATCCTTAGTTTGGGATTTTCAAGCCATCGATTATTAGAAATTTTGTTTGCTCGATTTAGCTCCCCAGCACCTCCGTCAATTTGTcacagggtcaacacggaggaggtaaatcacaggcggctattaacctttgaaataatgactagcacataagggaggtatttacctcgactttgctgagattcgaaccccagacctcatggtggcaacacctcttGTACTAACCACTAGACCTATCCGAGGGGACTATTTCGATTTCAACTCATATATCATGTTAATATTGTTTATTGGTTGGATTATTGTTATAGGTTTTGAAATTGTACAACTTTGATATAAAAttgaacaatcctaaaattatatTAGTTGTGATTATTTGAGCTTCGATAATATTGGGTGATGATGTTAATTTGAAATACCTACTCgttaaaattttgttataagTAGTTTTTGTCAATAAAATGACTAAATCATAATTGAACATTAGTATTGGTTTGATGTATTTAGTATTGCAATATATTTTTAAGTTGAAGAGCTTGATAGTAGATTTAAAGATAAGGCAGTCAAATGCCTCCGAGCAACGATGCAACGACAAAGCTCTTCCACGGTTAACCAACCAACCAACCAACTAAGCACCCACGGATCGATTTCTAATCACTGTGCATGACAGATTAATTTTCACCAGTGGAAAGACAACCCTGGGATGCTTGCGTCATGCATACTTTTAAATTTATTCTAACCACCATTGGGACTAGCCAGTTACTCTCGGagttatttatatttttgtattaaaTGATGCGATGACGTTTAAGAAGTTTAGGAATAATTTTATGTTTTCAATATGTCTCAAGTCGGTCATCAAACTTGTACTACAAAAAAACTCGCCTTCTCTTCTTTTCTGCCTCATTCCATCTTTGCTCACCGACGAGAGCATATTCCTTCGAGACGATTTAGTGGTTAGGTGTTGTCATCATGATATTTGGAGTTTGAATATTGATAAAGTCAAGATAAATGTTTTTCTTATGTGCTAGTTATTATTCCAAAGATTAGTAACCGCCCGTGATTTATCTCATATTATCGGAGACACCGGGACGAGCGTATTTATCGTTTGTCACCGTAAGGATGATGGGTTGTTGCGAGAGAGACTAGTGCGAcatgttaaaatttatttaatttgatttcaaatattaaagatataaaaaaaatttatatatcaatttggtaaaaaaaaaatttaattggaTCATTTTAATGTAGTGAAAATTCTCTTAAAATTATTATAGTGATTTTTAACaaccattttattttaaaaaataatttaaatcaaatttaaataatattgattaAATTGACATATATATAGTATACATAGAATTGTCATTATGTAGTCTGGGTGGTGTAGTTGGAAGTCACATTAGTATGTTTCGGTTCAAATCCGGATTcaggcaatttttttttaaaatataaaggtACTATATTTTTAACCATTCTTTCAGCAAGAGAAGGGGACTcagtcaaaatttaaaaatataatggtGCTATAATACTCCTATATTTTTAACCATTCTATTAAGGTGCCTAAAGTATTTGTGATAAAATATAAGTTTTCCTTCCATCAGACAATACTAGCTGTTTGGATGCGTTACGTGACCGCTATTTGATTTATCTGGGTAGATGTAAAAATTTTGATTCGAAACAGTCACTTCCATTGTGATTAATCCGATGGAAGAGTTGAATATCcagatttaaataaaaaaaaacaaataattgAAAGGGGAATCAATGAAGAATCAATTAAATGACGCCAAGAATAATTTGACGTTTCAAATATCTCCCAAGTCGATCATCCAGT is from Zingiber officinale cultivar Zhangliang chromosome 7B, Zo_v1.1, whole genome shotgun sequence and encodes:
- the LOC122007244 gene encoding calmodulin-1-like; the protein is MADKLTDDQIAEFKEAFSLFDKDGDGSITTKELGTVMRSLGQNPTEAELQDMINEVDADGNGTIDFPEFLNLMARKMKDTDSEEELKEAFRVFDKDQNGFISAAELRHVMTNLGEKLTDEEVDEMIREADVDGDGQINYEEFVKVMMAK